CGGCGCTGCCGCTCGGCGGTTACGTGAAGATGCTCGACGAGCGCGAGTCGCCTGACCAGATTCCCGCGAGCGATTTGCCGCATGCGTTCAACCGCCAGTCGGTCGGCAAGCGCATTGCCATCGTCGCGGCCGGGCCGATTGCCAATTTCGTACTGGCCATCGTGCTCTTTGCGGTGGTCTACGCGAGCGGCGTCACCGAGCAGAAGGCCATTGTCGCGGCGCCGCCCGCACAATCGGCGGCGGCCCGGGCCGGCTTCCAGGGCGGCGAAACAATTCTTTCGGTGAGCGATGCAAACGGCAGCCGCACCGAGCCCGTGCGTTCGTGGTCCGACCTGCGCTGGAAACTGCTCGCCACGGCGTTCGACCAGGGCCATGTCGTGCTGGCTGCGCGCGACGGCGAGGGCACCTACGATTTCCCGCTCGATCTCTCGCAGCTGACCGGCAAGGATCTCGACGACGACTTCATGGCGAAGCTCGGCCTCGAGGCGGGCGGCAACACGCTCAAGGTGGCGGCCGTGGAGGCGGGTAGTGCGGCGCAACATGCCGGGCTGCAGGCGGGAGATCAACTGCGCGCCGTCGACGGCCGGACCGTGGACAGCGCAAGCACTTTCATCGCCTACGTGAAGGCGCACGCGGGCAAGCCTGTGCGGCTCACGGTCGCGCGCGGCGACGCTGGCCAGAACACCCAGCAGACGCTCACGCTTACCGTTACACCGACACTGCAGCGCGACGCGCAGAGCGGCGAAGAGGTGGGTCGCATCGGCGCCGCGCTTGCGGCACAGGCGCCTTCCGTGGACGTGCGTTACGGGCCGATCGAGAGCGTGCGGCTCGGTGCGTATCGCACGTGGGACATCGCGGTGTATTCGCTGCGGATGTTCGGCCGC
The Paraburkholderia acidiphila genome window above contains:
- the rseP gene encoding RIP metalloprotease RseP, which gives rise to MNLLTELVAFVVAIGVLVVVHEYGHYSVARLCGVKVLRFSIGFGRPLLQWVSKKSGTEWTIAALPLGGYVKMLDERESPDQIPASDLPHAFNRQSVGKRIAIVAAGPIANFVLAIVLFAVVYASGVTEQKAIVAAPPAQSAAARAGFQGGETILSVSDANGSRTEPVRSWSDLRWKLLATAFDQGHVVLAARDGEGTYDFPLDLSQLTGKDLDDDFMAKLGLEAGGNTLKVAAVEAGSAAQHAGLQAGDQLRAVDGRTVDSASTFIAYVKAHAGKPVRLTVARGDAGQNTQQTLTLTVTPTLQRDAQSGEEVGRIGAALAAQAPSVDVRYGPIESVRLGAYRTWDIAVYSLRMFGRMITGEASLKNLSGPVTIADYAGKSARLGPSAFLSFLALVSISLGVLNLLPIPVLDGGHLLYYAVEAVTGKAVSDRWQLVLQRAGLACIVALSAIALFNDLARLIHF